The following nucleotide sequence is from Leopardus geoffroyi isolate Oge1 chromosome D4, O.geoffroyi_Oge1_pat1.0, whole genome shotgun sequence.
CTTGTCGCCATCCGCCAGGAGGAAGCCGGTCGCCTGGCTGCCGTCATCCTGCCTCCCAAACCGGACCCTGAAGCCAGCACGCTGCCTGCCGGACGTCTGCAGCTCCTTGGCCGCGACGAGCAGGCCCAGTGGGTGCGGAGCTCTCGGCCGCCGGGGGGAGCCCCGTGGGAGGGAGACTCGGTGTCCCCCGGGCAGGTGGGCCCAGCCCATTTCGCCTCTGACGCCACCCGCGGCGGCCTCTTCTGTGCCCAGCAGAGGAAAGCAGGCGCCCAGCGGCAGGAGGAGCAGGCAGTAAGGGCTTATCATCTGGcccagaggaaagagaggaacaaGTTACAGGCTGCACGCGTGGGCCTTGCATGACAACCTGTCAAGTGCTTCCCAGGGCCCGGGCAGCCATCAAAGGCTGGGGGATCAGCTGAGCCCAACTTGCAGGCAGCTTGAGGAAGTGTCACTATGCTGGGGGAGCAGGCCTTTATTTTCTTAGCAGGCTCAGGAGCTGATTGTACCAATTAGGCTGAGTCTCCTCTCCCGTGGTCCCCTGGATCTGACGGCCTTGGCAGCTTAGCATTCGGATAACCCCCCACTGCTGGGACGGCATACAGCCGGGTGGAGGGGGGGGTGCCCGTAGCCCCCGAGTGCTGCACAAACTTGGGCTCggtctccttttaatttttaaaaaaaattttttttttaacgtttgttcatttttgagagacagagtatgagcggggaagaggcagagagagaaagggggacacagaatctgaagcaggctccaggctctgagctgtcagcgcttagcccgatgcggggctcgaactcacaaaccgtgagatcatgacctgagctgaagtcggacactcaaccgactgagccacccaggagccccgaataATTAGTGACTCTTGGGCCATATCATCTCAGAGCCACAAGGTAGGGAATGAATAGCATCGATCTGTCTTAGTCTTCAACTCGATGCTAAACGGGCGTAGCTAACTGAGCCGCATAGCTGGGACACCTAATGTCTCTTTACCACAGAAACGAATTGCTCCCGGAAGCTGGAATGGATTTGATGTTCCTGGCCTCCCCACCTGGGGAGAAGCACGTGGCTGTGGCCGGGCTGTCAGTGATCCCTCCAGAGCACCACCCacgtgccaggccctgagctaaaACCTGTGAGCCCCGTCTGTGTGACCTCAGCAGACTGTCCTCACAGTAAGCATGTTTTCAGCCGAGAAGACCGTCAAGAAGGCTAAGAGACTGGACCACAACTAGAAAGTGGAGGCCCTGAGATTCATGATTCTAATGGCCGGACAGCTTGGCACACTGGGTGTGTGGGCAGTGCTTTGTGGCCCTGTCCATCCGGTGCCCCCTCACGTCCCTCCCGCAGGAGGGTCTCACTCCCTTTGACAGAGGGGGCCGTGCTCAAGCAGGTGACGTGCCCAAGACGTCACGGCTTTATAAGTGACAGAGCCGGGATTCAAGCCCAGGTCTAAGTGACTCAGAGCCACTACTCTACCCCATGGTTGGCAGTCCATGGGGGGATTCGAAACAGAAATAGAGCTTCCCAAAATGCCCCTGCTTCGACAGCAATTGCTCATTGCCTCCTAAAGGAAGCCTTTCTGGTAATGACCATGGTGAGTCGGAGCTGGCTGGTCCTCTGAGGAGAGCTGAGGCTGGAAAAAAGAGCCGGTTCTGGAGAAGAGGCACGGGCTCCCCAGAGCTCTTTCCAGAAATGGCTCCCTTGAAGACATTTCAAAGGGAACTCAGCCAGAAAGCTTTGAAAAAGTCATAAAAGCAGCCTCCTCTCTACCCAAATCCAGCCCTCCTAACTTCTATCATCTCCTCCCCCGGAGCTGAAGTCAAGTCTCGCCTGCTTCGGGAAAGCCTCTCCATCAGGGCCTGGGCAGAGTGGGGGGCTTTCCACAAGGCAGCCGGCAGCCCTGTGGGCCGGGCAGGATCCCATCTGGGGGACGACTCTGCCGGGAGATGGCCTCTGGGTCTCGAGAAAGGGTGCATCGATGCCTAGAAGGAAGTGGCTTCTCTTCCCTCgtcggggggtggggcgggggaggggggggggcgggtcatGGACCCCTTCGAGAACAATGGTGGAAGTTGGGACATCCGCCACCGAAAATGGGCCCCAGCACGAGTCGGGACTTCGGTCCCCGACGTTGAGGACGAGGCAGAAAAAGCACCGGGGGGAGACGGAGGCTGAGCCCCGGAGGGCAGCCGTTGCCAATCTCTGGGCCGCGAGAGGAGGTGTTTGGTCACCACCTCCCTGACCTGGAGGAGGGGTCCAGCGAGCAGGGTTCCCTCTAGGGATGGAGTGGCTGTACTCACCGTGCTGTGGGCCTGCTCCCCAGGAGGGCTGCTGGGCAGGGCGCCTCTGGGCTCCGGTCTGGGAGGTGCGGCTCCGGGCTTCTGCTTTATATAGGCCCCCGGGTAGATTTGCCGCCCTGTGGTCTGATTGCCGCACATTCCTGGCCCTGGGATTCCATTGGGGACGCTGGTGGCGAAGGAGGGGGCAGTGCTGCTGGCCTCCATAAAAGACCCAACACAAACAGGATGTGGTCTGATGACGGGAGCCGAGGGGGCTGCCCTTTGCCCAGGCCTGGTCTCCAGCGGAGCAGCCAGCATCGTCAGCCAGCCATCGCGGGCACAGACCCTCGAGTCCCTCGGGAGAGGTGTGAGTGGCACACCCACCCTTACCCTTCACGGTCCTGCGTTTGTCACGTCTGCCTCACTCTTCGGAGAAgcagggtcgggggggggggcagtgtccACCCCTCGCCCACCCACGCCCAACCCGCACAGCCGCTCCCGTGGGCGGTCAGGCGGGCAGCTGTGTTGGGTGGCGTGGCCGTGGGCCTCACGAGGGAGAGCTGCTTCCTACGAGGGGGGATGCGGAAGGGGTTCGGAGCCCCCTGGCCCGTGTCCCCTGTACCACAGTCCATTTGTTCCTGAGAAGGGAAGCTGAGTGGGGCTGCCCGGTTccgcgtctgactctcgatctcggtcCCGTGGggtcccatgctgggtgtggagcccacttaaggGACAAAAAAGGAAGCTCGGTGTTTTCCACAACCCCAGCGCCCAGCTCAGTGCCCGACTCCCATTCGGGGAAGGACGGAACTACCGGCAAAGGTTTTCAAAACGCGCTGGCTGTCCGCTGGGTGGCTGGCAGGGCCTCGCTTTCTGAGCCTCAGCGGAGAGTGGCCATGGTGATGACGGGGCTCGGCGGTGAGGCCCttagcccagtgtggggctcggcAAGGGCTGGGGAGGGTCGTCAAGGTCATGGCAGTGGCTCTCTGCACCACCGGCACCCACAGTGGGGGACACGGCGTCCGTCACTCCCCGGCCGCTGGTTCCCGGGCGGTTCCTCCCCAGGTGGGCTCACAGATCAGTGCGGGGAGCGTCCCACGTCGTCACCTGCACGTCCCTGCGGCGGAGCGTGGGGTCGGGGGGGGTGGTGCTGCGTTGCAGGCCACGTGTTTCTGCAGGATCCCTCTGGTCCGGGCATGGCCACTGACTGAACACCTCGCTCACGACTTGGGGTGCTCACCCCACGGCTGTTCGCTCTGCCTGCGCTGCGTCTGATCACAGAGCGACCCCGGGGTCTGCTTCAGGAGCGAGGGTCGGCTCGGCTAAGCCGAGATGCGGTTCCCGGTCGGGCAGAGAGCGCTACAGTGTTCTCCGGGCATTGGCCAAGGTGGGAGGCAGGCGCCCGCCACAGGGGGAGCACCTGCCTGTGGGCACCAGCACTCTGACTGGTCCAGCATCCTGCATCCCCAGGAGCCCACGTCCCCACGCCTGGTGACCCAGCACCGTGTCTTCGGAGCACCTGTGGGGAGACCAGCAGGGGGTGTGAAGACAGCCCAGCCAGGCCCCCAGCCTCTACTCCTCTCTTGGCCTAGATTTCCCCTCCACTGAGAGTGAGCAGGGCGATGACGGAAGCAGGTGCCGGGTGAGGCTAGGCCGCCCTGCCGTTGTCCCGAGCCGGCTGCTCCGGCGAGGCTGGGGACCAAGCACAGAGGCGTTCCCCCAGTCTCCGGGGCCCTCACCCCGGCTGACCTCCGTCACCTTTGCCTTGGGTGCTGGGGGGTGTGGAGAACCACCTCACCATTCACAGGGGGAATAGAGACGGCCTCATGGACACTTCCTGTCCCCCATCAACCTGAGGAAGGGGCTAGAATACTGCCCCtctgcagggggagaggggagtctGAGGCTCAGAGGGTCAGAGCACTTGGCCTTGCGGGAGCAGGCCCAACCCCCATCCTCCGCTGTCTGCAGCCCCATCTGCAGCGGGAAGTCTTGGTTCCCCCTGGTCTTGTCTGGAGAGAACAGGGTCAAGAAAGAGCCGTGTGCGGTGACTTTGGGCTTCTCCATGGGCAGGTGCAGGGGGCGGGTGCATTCATGTGCCGACGGGAGCAGGCGCAGAGCTGGCTTCCGTCCCCTGAGGGGCTGGTGTGTGCGTGGGAGACCAGAGGAGCGGTGTCATTTGATCTCCCTACTTAGTGCTGGTTGGTTGTGACCTTGGGTGCTGCTTAGTGATGGGGTGCGGCCCGCGGTGGGTCCCTACCATGCTGTGAGGCCTGGGCCAGATGCttgcctcctctgtgcctcagttcttgTGGGTGTAAAAAGACAGGTTTGGGTTCCCAAGCTGCGCTCTGTGAAATTTCTCAGCTGGGGGGTgtagggagggcaggggtggggtcaaACCCCAGGGCCACCCCATTCCCGCCCGGAGAAAATCTCCACTTGGCTCTCTGACAGGCCGAACTCCGAGAAGAGGCTCTGCTGTGAGGCCCGCCATGACCCAGGTCCCTTCAGGGCTGGCGCCCGCAGCTCTGAAAAGAGGCCACAGGAAGTCCCGAGTGTTGGGGCTTGGGGTGGGAGTGAGGTTGGGGGTGAGTAGGAGGAGGTCCCCAGGTGTCCCCCTGAGAACAGCCGGCCTgaaagattgcttttttttttttttttttcaacgtttatttatttttgagacagagagagacagagcatgaacgggggaggggcagagagagagggagacacagaatcggaagcaggctccaggctctgagccatcagcccagagcccgacgcggggctcaaactcacggaccgtgagatcgtgacctgagctgaagtcggacgcttaaccgactgacccacccaggcgccccgaaagattGCTTTCAAGTACTCTTCCTGGACTCCCTCCAGGGGATGGGCAATGGGAGAGGTGACGACCTCTGGGCCTCCAGAGCAGCAGATCgataggctctgggctgtgggaAGGTCAAGGATGGCTCAGGCTGTCAGCCAGAGAGCAGTAGGCTCCGTTCAGCTTCCCGAAACAGAGGCTTTTCACGGGGTCAGGGTAAAATGGGAGAGAGGTTTCAAGGGGTCCTGCTTTCTTCCACCAGGACTGAGGTTCCCTGGGAAACCTCCCTAGAACATCAGGGCCAAGTCCCAGGATGGCCAAGCTCACAGCAGCCTCAGTTCCTTAAGACACCCCGGCCCTTGCTTCTCTGCATAAGGCTGTGACCTTGCAAGAGTGGGATGTATTGGGGTGACAGCCTGGCAGTCGGCCCCGTGAGcctggggagaggcaggtggCCGTGACCAGCTCGGTGACTTCCTGCGGCCTGGCCCAGGAGCCACATAGCCAGGGGGTCCCTGTGGGTCTGACACTGAGAAGGCGAGACCGCACGCCGTTGGCCGGGGACACGTTATGAAGGGGGATAGCGTCTGTGAACGTTCTAGAAGCCTCCAGCCACCGGGACAGAGACCTCTGTCCCCCGTGTGGCCCGGTGGGCAGACACCCTCCAGCTGCCCCCACAGGGGGCCTCAGGCAGGGCTCCAGCACATCCCGGCTCTGGCCCCGCACCAGGTCTCTGATACAGGCACTCGATAGATGTTGGACTTCATTAAATCAGCTCAGGGGGTGATTTTGTTCTCAAGCTTCACACTGGTTTTATGAATAGCCACTAGGGactgttgtttttaataaagtcTCAGCTCCTCAGGACTCCAGTCTCGGCCACAAGAGAGACCCTGGGGACCCCTGTGGGATGCACGGGCCCGTCCCCAGACGCCTGGCCCCAGGAGGATCTCCCCCCGCTGGGAGGTGGCCCAGCTGCTGGCCGGTGTGCGGCTGGTTCTGCTCAAGGATCTGGGGCGGCCTCTGGGGACACAGGGCTACCTGGGAAACACCGCTTCTTCCATAGAAATAAAGACGGTGAGGAAGTCTGGGGAAATCAGGCAGGAGGCGGCCTTGACGTGGGGCACCGAGCAAAGTCAGAGGCAGCCGGGTCAGCACAAGACTTTATTAGAGACAGGGACTCACGACGCCAAGTGTTCGCAGCCCAGACCAGCTTCTGTCCCGCCCCATGCTCTGTCCATCGGCAGCCGTGCTGGCCCTCCAGCAcc
It contains:
- the LOC123593209 gene encoding orexigenic neuropeptide QRFP; the encoded protein is MISPYCLLLLPLGACFPLLGTEEAAAGGVRGEMGWAHLPGGHRVSLPRGSPRRPRAPHPLGLLVAAKELQTSGRQRAGFRVRFGRQDDGSQATGFLLADGDKASGPLGTLAEELSGYSRKKGGFSFRFGRR